In Microvenator marinus, one genomic interval encodes:
- the alc gene encoding allantoicase: MSNTSETVFTGLVDLLAQQLGGRALACSDDFFAEMGNLVKPGRGVFLPDEYTDRGKWMDGWESRRRRGGADHDWCILKLGVPGKVRALDIDTNHFLGNHPPYAALDAVFAPDASLEDLQNAEWNEILPQSPLKPGSQNIFVAPSDEPISHVRLRIFPDGGVARLRVWGDVVTDWKLTEDREDTIVMVQPNEVDLVSLRNGGRALACSDMFFSPMENLILPGSAANMGGGWETRRKRTPGHDWMILQLGARGTLTMAVLDTQYFKGNFPESASLEGIDAPGARITDLINSEDWVEIIPRTKMESHKRFHFRDELKSAGPITHVRVNTFPDGGLSRMRLYGIREE, encoded by the coding sequence ATGTCGAACACATCTGAAACTGTTTTTACGGGTCTTGTTGACCTGCTTGCCCAGCAACTTGGCGGCCGCGCACTCGCTTGCTCGGACGATTTTTTCGCCGAAATGGGAAATCTCGTGAAGCCCGGCCGTGGCGTGTTTTTGCCCGACGAATACACGGACCGCGGAAAGTGGATGGATGGCTGGGAATCGAGACGACGCCGCGGAGGCGCCGACCACGACTGGTGCATCCTCAAGCTCGGTGTGCCAGGAAAAGTGCGGGCGCTCGACATCGACACCAACCATTTCCTCGGAAACCACCCACCCTACGCGGCTCTGGACGCGGTTTTTGCACCGGATGCGAGTCTCGAAGATTTGCAAAACGCGGAGTGGAACGAGATTTTGCCGCAATCGCCTCTCAAGCCGGGCTCTCAGAATATCTTTGTCGCACCGAGCGATGAGCCTATCTCGCACGTTCGCCTCCGGATTTTCCCGGATGGTGGCGTTGCTCGACTCAGAGTTTGGGGCGACGTGGTGACCGATTGGAAGCTCACGGAGGACCGAGAAGATACCATCGTGATGGTGCAGCCAAACGAAGTCGATTTGGTTTCTTTGAGAAATGGTGGGCGCGCGTTGGCATGCAGCGATATGTTCTTCAGCCCCATGGAAAACCTCATTCTTCCTGGGTCTGCCGCTAATATGGGTGGTGGCTGGGAGACGCGGCGCAAGCGCACACCGGGCCACGACTGGATGATTCTGCAGCTCGGCGCACGAGGAACACTCACAATGGCTGTGCTTGACACCCAATATTTCAAAGGCAACTTTCCGGAGAGTGCATCGCTCGAGGGAATCGACGCACCTGGCGCCAGGATTACGGATTTGATCAACTCTGAGGATTGGGTCGAGATCATTCCTCGGACCAAAATGGAATCGCACAAACGCTTCCATTTCAGGGATGAACTCAAGTCTGCCGGCCCAATCACTCATGTTCGGGTGAACACGTTCCCGGACGGCGGGTTGTCCAGAATGCGACTCTACGGAATCCGGGAGGAATAG
- a CDS encoding choice-of-anchor Q domain-containing protein, giving the protein MQNLPQVRPLHSHILSMWAKASLLAMVILLGCGDETSGTPPECVGEDCTPDFCGNGVLDAIETDVDCGGELCDACDIGKRCISATDCESGLCPVGRCLDPNAPEPACTSPDDCSSGICLGGQCQPSRCDDERLNGSETDVDCGGLTCDGCSVGLRCEADPDCASDICLNGFCRNDRCGDGQINEDEVCDDGNRQDGDTCSADCSEVTCRVGADLLTIQDGLSAGCPVIVLGAGEFSENLVIEQPVELVGQGAEETRITASGIGTVVDVRASGVILSNLSVSGGEGPEGAGIKVAAGAELLIQGGVVENNLAYERGAGILVLGQLSMVDSKVRGNRLEGSTEGVGGAGVFAEGATLDFENVEVRENTIELTGVVSASGAGLYLAQAQFGAEGLSLEDNTINVLEAPAEPMSLGGAALAAVESQILVPTGFVASGNSIQGVTGEGGAEGIVIWAQDSSLVIIDGLIQDTQMAVEGMDLRGVAISGSGELELSGTTLENSTLADTGVVAGHIFWSGNADLANVYMRAPSGTWSSAESLGLYMVLVEGDFGAPGLNLIGSDIASNSADGSVFRLEAESEDATTFVQRSSIAGPAAGYVSAGADLLLDFENSTVAAGIGLVGPGSAVVRLRNATVVGGLQLDAGQNAQVANSIVDAEQACVAADGAIVSLGFNLFTGTGCPNNNDLAVADANLLPLGYVDSETATFEPEAFSLAVNAGNPTGCAGIDGEILTVDQRGVLRENRCDIGAHEK; this is encoded by the coding sequence ATGCAAAACCTTCCTCAAGTCAGGCCACTTCATTCGCACATTTTGAGCATGTGGGCAAAGGCCTCGCTTCTGGCGATGGTGATTCTTTTGGGATGCGGCGATGAAACGTCGGGAACACCGCCGGAGTGCGTGGGTGAAGATTGCACGCCGGATTTCTGCGGGAACGGCGTGTTGGACGCGATTGAGACCGACGTGGACTGTGGCGGAGAGCTTTGCGACGCCTGTGATATCGGAAAACGATGTATCTCCGCGACCGACTGTGAGTCTGGGCTCTGTCCGGTTGGAAGGTGTCTAGACCCAAACGCGCCTGAGCCTGCATGTACGAGCCCCGATGATTGCTCGAGCGGGATTTGCCTTGGTGGACAATGCCAGCCCTCGCGATGTGATGACGAGCGCCTGAACGGCTCGGAGACGGATGTCGATTGTGGAGGACTGACGTGTGACGGGTGTTCAGTGGGGCTTCGGTGCGAAGCAGACCCCGATTGTGCGAGCGATATCTGCCTCAACGGGTTCTGCAGGAATGACCGTTGTGGTGACGGGCAAATCAATGAGGATGAGGTGTGTGATGATGGCAATCGGCAAGACGGTGACACGTGTTCGGCGGATTGCAGCGAGGTCACGTGTCGGGTAGGTGCGGACTTGTTGACCATCCAAGATGGCCTTAGTGCAGGCTGTCCGGTGATCGTGCTCGGGGCGGGTGAGTTTTCAGAAAACCTCGTCATCGAACAACCCGTAGAATTGGTAGGGCAGGGGGCCGAAGAGACCCGAATCACGGCCTCTGGAATTGGAACCGTGGTGGATGTGCGCGCATCCGGTGTGATTCTGAGCAACTTGAGTGTGAGCGGCGGAGAAGGACCGGAGGGCGCCGGAATCAAGGTGGCTGCGGGTGCCGAGCTCCTCATCCAGGGCGGGGTCGTCGAAAACAACCTCGCGTACGAGCGCGGGGCGGGGATTCTCGTCTTGGGGCAACTTTCTATGGTCGATAGCAAGGTGCGTGGAAATCGCCTCGAGGGAAGTACTGAGGGCGTAGGCGGAGCTGGTGTGTTTGCGGAGGGTGCGACGCTCGACTTCGAAAACGTGGAGGTTCGAGAAAACACGATTGAACTCACGGGAGTTGTTTCGGCCTCCGGTGCCGGGCTCTATCTTGCGCAAGCTCAGTTCGGAGCTGAGGGCCTCAGCCTCGAAGACAATACGATCAACGTGCTCGAAGCGCCGGCAGAGCCGATGAGTTTAGGAGGCGCAGCCTTAGCGGCCGTGGAGTCCCAGATTCTTGTCCCAACCGGATTTGTCGCCTCCGGAAACTCAATTCAAGGCGTGACGGGGGAAGGGGGCGCAGAAGGTATCGTCATCTGGGCTCAAGATAGTTCCTTGGTCATCATCGACGGACTCATTCAAGATACTCAAATGGCGGTGGAAGGGATGGATTTGAGAGGGGTTGCAATCTCAGGAAGCGGTGAGCTCGAGCTCAGCGGAACGACTTTGGAAAACTCCACACTCGCAGACACAGGCGTGGTGGCCGGACACATTTTTTGGAGTGGAAACGCCGATCTCGCGAATGTGTACATGCGGGCTCCATCTGGAACCTGGAGCTCGGCCGAGTCTCTCGGACTCTACATGGTGCTCGTAGAAGGGGATTTTGGTGCACCCGGCCTAAACCTCATCGGGTCGGATATAGCTTCCAATTCAGCGGATGGGAGCGTTTTCAGGCTAGAAGCCGAAAGTGAAGACGCGACGACCTTTGTGCAGCGAAGCTCTATAGCGGGACCTGCGGCCGGCTATGTGTCTGCCGGCGCAGATCTACTTTTGGACTTTGAAAACTCGACCGTGGCCGCCGGGATTGGACTCGTGGGTCCGGGGAGCGCTGTGGTTCGGCTGAGAAACGCCACCGTGGTCGGTGGACTGCAGCTAGACGCTGGTCAAAACGCTCAGGTGGCCAACTCAATTGTCGACGCTGAGCAGGCTTGTGTGGCTGCCGACGGTGCAATTGTCTCGCTCGGATTTAATCTCTTTACGGGAACGGGTTGCCCGAACAACAACGATCTAGCTGTTGCGGACGCCAACCTCTTGCCGCTGGGCTATGTAGATTCTGAAACGGCGACATTTGAGCCGGAGGCGTTTTCATTGGCCGTGAATGCGGGCAACCCAACCGGTTGTGCGGGTATCGATGGAGAGATTCTCACGGTGGATCAGCGTGGTGTGCTGCGCGAGAACCGCTGTGATATTGGCGCTCACGAGAAATGA
- the uraH gene encoding hydroxyisourate hydrolase, whose product MKSPITTHILDTSRGKPAQGVSIRLERFGENGFEEIGSGTTNEDGRVTDLLDHSDFKNGTYRIHFEVAPYYAKLGQKTFYPAVSIDFIVDASDEHYHVPLLLNPFGFSTYRGS is encoded by the coding sequence ATGAAAAGCCCAATCACGACGCACATCTTGGATACCTCTCGTGGAAAACCCGCTCAGGGCGTAAGCATTAGACTTGAGAGATTCGGCGAGAATGGCTTTGAAGAGATTGGCAGCGGTACCACGAATGAAGACGGTCGCGTCACGGACCTGCTAGATCATTCAGACTTTAAGAACGGTACGTACCGAATTCATTTCGAAGTCGCGCCTTATTATGCGAAGCTTGGTCAGAAGACCTTCTATCCTGCCGTCTCCATCGACTTTATTGTGGACGCTTCAGACGAGCACTACCACGTCCCTCTTCTCTTAAACCCCTTTGGCTTCTCGACCTATCGCGGAAGCTGA
- the uraD gene encoding 2-oxo-4-hydroxy-4-carboxy-5-ureidoimidazoline decarboxylase: MIAKLNALERNEAVAVFQKCCGSSAWASKMAESRPFETLQEIHEAADALWAEVGREDVLEAFTHHPEIGADVDLLRQKFASTATWSAGEQSSVSQASEDTLHALRDGNLAYKAKFGYIFIVCATGKSAEEMLQILEARLPNSPEVEFEIAKGEQAKITRLRLEKLEL, encoded by the coding sequence GTGATTGCCAAACTGAACGCACTCGAGCGGAACGAAGCCGTTGCGGTCTTCCAAAAATGCTGCGGTTCGTCGGCCTGGGCCAGTAAAATGGCGGAATCCAGGCCCTTCGAAACTCTGCAGGAAATTCACGAGGCGGCAGACGCACTCTGGGCAGAGGTCGGACGCGAGGACGTCTTGGAGGCTTTCACCCATCACCCCGAAATCGGGGCGGATGTGGACCTCTTGCGCCAAAAGTTCGCGTCTACAGCCACGTGGTCCGCAGGAGAACAGTCAAGCGTTTCGCAAGCTTCGGAGGACACGCTTCACGCACTCCGGGACGGCAACCTCGCCTACAAGGCGAAATTCGGCTATATTTTCATCGTCTGCGCTACAGGTAAGTCGGCCGAAGAGATGCTCCAAATCCTGGAGGCTCGGCTGCCGAATTCCCCTGAGGTTGAGTTTGAAATCGCCAAAGGAGAGCAGGCGAAAATCACGCGCTTAAGACTGGAGAAGCTCGAGCTATGA
- a CDS encoding PrsW family intramembrane metalloprotease, which yields MGEQKAPSTMAIAMGKKKPETGRQVALGCGGCLTLIFGVIGLLSVSTTLWFEFTSAPLKFVIATFLAFLICAPYALFYVWIDRNEQEPWPLLAAAFLWGAVASTGLSIIGNEFSRGVFSAFVQDPMMVGQLTASLSAPLFEEITKGFALVLIYVMFPKHFDNVLDGVVYGALAGLGFATIENILYYVRSDSIIVTFWMRGIVSGVGSHAAYSAIFGAGLGAFRVMRRGGLRYIILMASMALAMFVHFVWNSVGRIFMAGVESGVEALFLRIPLQALVVNVPFFIAMLVTAAFALRHESKLIKEYLSTEDRSIVKEEDLEFLLPARRRVWREWKLLLGGKFSDYMKVTKRNKLLIRLAFEKWHMRAETGIGDHETAQGHAVEVIELRKKLA from the coding sequence ATGGGGGAGCAAAAAGCACCCAGCACAATGGCGATTGCCATGGGAAAGAAGAAGCCGGAAACCGGGCGCCAGGTGGCCCTTGGATGTGGTGGTTGTCTGACGCTTATCTTCGGGGTCATTGGGCTGCTCTCAGTATCCACGACACTCTGGTTCGAGTTTACTTCAGCACCACTGAAGTTCGTTATCGCGACGTTCCTTGCCTTCCTCATTTGTGCACCATACGCACTCTTTTACGTCTGGATTGACCGCAATGAGCAAGAACCTTGGCCATTGCTGGCCGCGGCATTCTTATGGGGGGCTGTCGCGTCAACGGGGCTTTCGATAATAGGAAACGAGTTCTCGAGGGGAGTCTTCTCGGCCTTTGTTCAAGACCCTATGATGGTAGGTCAACTCACCGCGAGCCTCTCGGCGCCTCTTTTCGAGGAAATCACCAAAGGATTCGCGCTAGTCTTGATTTACGTGATGTTCCCAAAACACTTCGACAATGTGTTGGACGGCGTGGTCTATGGAGCTTTGGCTGGGCTAGGCTTCGCGACCATCGAAAACATTCTCTATTACGTTCGCTCCGATAGCATCATAGTGACTTTTTGGATGCGTGGAATCGTCTCGGGGGTAGGCTCCCATGCGGCGTACTCGGCAATTTTCGGTGCTGGACTCGGCGCCTTCAGAGTCATGCGAAGGGGTGGTCTTAGATACATCATATTGATGGCTTCGATGGCGCTCGCGATGTTCGTCCACTTCGTCTGGAACTCCGTTGGGCGGATCTTCATGGCAGGTGTTGAGAGTGGCGTCGAAGCCCTATTCTTGAGAATTCCTCTCCAAGCACTCGTGGTCAATGTCCCCTTCTTCATCGCGATGCTTGTCACCGCAGCGTTCGCCCTCAGACACGAATCCAAACTCATCAAGGAGTACTTGAGTACAGAAGACCGCTCTATCGTTAAGGAAGAGGATCTGGAGTTCCTGCTACCGGCAAGGCGCAGAGTGTGGCGAGAATGGAAGCTGCTGCTCGGAGGGAAGTTCTCGGACTATATGAAGGTCACCAAACGCAATAAACTTCTGATTCGTTTGGCATTTGAGAAGTGGCATATGCGTGCCGAGACAGGCATTGGAGACCACGAAACCGCGCAAGGACACGCAGTTGAGGTTATAGAGCTCAGAAAGAAACTTGCCTGA
- a CDS encoding LysR family transcriptional regulator: MTPHLDLESIRCFERAAHYLNFRQAADELAISPSAFSDRITRLESQLNETLFHRTTRTVELSAAGRRLLPVAQKLMSQAQEVYRVARGEGAQAPFTLTVGTRYELGNSWLVPALTPLNLEEPNRHIDLVFGDSESLISQVLGGNIDAAITSARLTHHGLSTAALHPERYAFVARPQLLKSVEFTKPEHAKSHTLIDVHPELPLFRYFQEVRPPQEEWTFGRREHLGTISAAKFRILEGKGVGVLPLYFVQPELKARKLKRVFSDTEPLVDMFRLVWKTGHPMTPELRNLGQALATIALK, encoded by the coding sequence ATGACACCTCATCTAGACCTTGAATCGATCCGCTGTTTTGAAAGAGCCGCACACTACCTGAATTTCCGGCAGGCTGCGGACGAACTTGCGATTTCGCCGTCGGCGTTTAGCGATCGAATCACGCGCCTAGAATCCCAACTCAACGAAACCCTCTTTCACCGAACCACTCGCACGGTCGAGCTCTCGGCCGCAGGCCGTCGCCTCCTTCCGGTTGCGCAAAAGCTGATGAGTCAAGCGCAGGAAGTCTATCGTGTGGCACGCGGAGAAGGTGCTCAAGCCCCATTTACGCTCACTGTCGGTACGCGCTACGAGCTCGGCAATAGCTGGCTTGTCCCGGCGCTGACGCCTTTGAACCTTGAAGAGCCGAATCGCCATATCGACCTCGTATTCGGTGACTCGGAATCGCTGATTTCGCAGGTCTTGGGCGGGAACATCGATGCCGCAATCACAAGCGCACGCCTAACCCATCACGGGCTGAGCACCGCAGCATTGCATCCTGAGCGCTACGCGTTTGTGGCGCGGCCGCAACTACTCAAATCCGTTGAGTTCACCAAGCCTGAACACGCCAAGTCGCATACGCTTATCGATGTCCACCCAGAGCTTCCCCTCTTTCGTTATTTTCAAGAGGTCCGGCCTCCGCAGGAAGAATGGACGTTTGGCCGACGCGAACATCTGGGAACGATTAGCGCCGCAAAATTCAGGATTTTGGAGGGCAAAGGGGTGGGAGTCTTGCCGCTTTATTTCGTGCAGCCGGAGCTCAAGGCACGAAAGCTTAAGCGCGTATTTTCAGACACGGAGCCGCTGGTGGATATGTTCAGGCTCGTTTGGAAGACCGGCCACCCGATGACACCTGAGCTCAGGAACCTCGGTCAGGCCTTGGCCACCATAGCTCTGAAATAG
- a CDS encoding urate hydroxylase PuuD — MLSHIFDWLNLVVRWIHVIVGVAWIGASFYFVWLENHLERNKDSLPKGIAGDLWAIHGGGFYYLTKYKVAPEKLPETLHWFKWEAYATWITGVCLLFIVYYMNAGAYMVDAGVAAISPGVSIAIGIGSLVVGWIFYDVICRTPLLKKPALMLVLMFGFLTFSAWLLSQYLAPRAAYIHVGAMIGTMMAGNVFFVIIPGQKKLVKAAEEGREPDPWDGIYGGLRSRHNNYFTLPVLFIMISNHFPMTYGHPYGWAVLAAISAVSIAIRHHFNVRHKSNATMWVMPAGAVAIALIAWVTSPGFMDADSSAALKDHAPVSFAEAQAVVAKHCYSCHSASPTDEIFVIAPNGVKFDNTESMVQYADSIKTRVWDVRNMPFGNKSTITEDERLLLAAWVYQGAKAP, encoded by the coding sequence ATGTTGTCTCATATCTTCGACTGGTTGAACTTGGTCGTGCGTTGGATTCACGTCATCGTTGGTGTGGCGTGGATCGGTGCGTCTTTCTACTTCGTGTGGTTGGAGAACCACTTAGAACGGAACAAGGACAGCCTCCCCAAAGGAATTGCTGGCGATCTATGGGCCATTCATGGTGGTGGGTTCTACTACCTCACCAAATACAAGGTCGCTCCGGAGAAGTTGCCTGAAACCTTGCATTGGTTCAAGTGGGAGGCCTATGCCACGTGGATTACAGGCGTATGTTTGCTCTTCATCGTCTACTACATGAACGCTGGCGCCTACATGGTGGACGCCGGCGTGGCCGCCATCAGTCCCGGCGTCAGCATCGCCATCGGCATCGGCTCGCTGGTGGTCGGGTGGATATTCTACGACGTCATCTGCCGCACGCCCCTCCTCAAGAAGCCTGCTCTGATGCTGGTCTTGATGTTCGGTTTCTTAACCTTCTCGGCATGGTTACTCTCCCAGTATCTGGCACCACGAGCGGCCTATATCCACGTAGGCGCCATGATCGGCACCATGATGGCGGGCAACGTGTTTTTCGTCATCATTCCCGGACAGAAGAAGCTCGTGAAGGCAGCTGAAGAGGGGCGAGAGCCGGACCCGTGGGACGGCATCTACGGTGGCCTAAGGTCAAGACACAACAACTATTTTACGCTTCCCGTGCTCTTCATCATGATTTCGAATCACTTCCCTATGACCTACGGCCACCCGTACGGTTGGGCAGTGCTCGCCGCGATTTCGGCCGTGAGTATCGCGATTCGCCACCACTTCAACGTACGCCATAAATCGAACGCCACCATGTGGGTCATGCCCGCAGGGGCAGTGGCTATTGCGCTAATCGCGTGGGTCACAAGCCCTGGCTTCATGGACGCGGACTCGAGCGCGGCGCTCAAGGACCACGCGCCAGTGAGCTTCGCCGAGGCCCAAGCGGTGGTGGCCAAACATTGCTACTCCTGTCACTCGGCCTCACCTACGGACGAGATTTTCGTCATCGCACCCAATGGCGTCAAATTCGATAACACCGAATCCATGGTTCAATACGCTGACTCCATCAAGACGCGCGTGTGGGACGTAAGAAATATGCCGTTTGGCAACAAGTCCACCATCACCGAAGACGAGCGCCTCCTCTTGGCCGCATGGGTCTATCAAGGCGCTAAGGCCCCCTAA
- the allB gene encoding allantoinase AllB codes for MFGIKSTRIVANHSVAPGILVIDRGRIQTIFPYHFEGLERVEDVGEAWVIPGLVDPHVHINEPGNTEWEGIASATKAAAAGGVTTLVDMPLNSIPVTTSVEALQQKVKAAQGQAMVDLSFWGGVVPGEVKNLDDLSAQGVPGFKTFMIDSGLPEFAASDEKTLRESMPIIAKNGLKLLAHAELDLGHKLAGSPAVYENFLNSRPQEWEYEAISLLIKLVRETRCPVHIVHLAAASCLEMLAEARAEGLPITVETCPHYLVFSSEQIAAGQTQFKCCPPIRDAANREALWQGLRDGIIDMVTTDHSPCVPALKQKGGGDFGQAWGGIASLGLALPLMWTEAQKRGFEMTDIVKWMASDTARLASLDNLKGALQPGLLADVVVFDGDQEWTIGSESLYMRHPFTPFEGMKVKGRVLATYLSGEKVYSLQDGFPGAPNGKVRLIAPAK; via the coding sequence ATGTTTGGAATTAAGAGCACACGGATAGTGGCGAATCATAGCGTTGCCCCAGGAATTCTGGTCATCGATCGCGGCCGAATTCAAACCATCTTCCCCTACCATTTCGAAGGCCTCGAGCGCGTCGAAGACGTAGGTGAGGCATGGGTGATACCAGGACTGGTAGACCCACATGTCCACATCAACGAGCCCGGAAACACCGAGTGGGAAGGCATCGCGTCCGCCACCAAAGCTGCCGCTGCTGGCGGTGTGACAACCCTTGTGGATATGCCGTTGAACTCGATTCCGGTGACCACCTCCGTTGAGGCACTTCAGCAGAAAGTTAAGGCCGCTCAAGGACAAGCGATGGTAGACCTTAGCTTTTGGGGCGGTGTAGTCCCCGGAGAAGTAAAGAACCTCGACGACCTTTCGGCACAGGGCGTGCCGGGATTTAAGACCTTCATGATCGACTCGGGCCTTCCAGAGTTTGCCGCATCGGACGAAAAGACTCTGCGCGAATCTATGCCGATTATCGCCAAGAACGGCCTCAAACTCCTCGCCCACGCGGAGTTGGACCTCGGCCACAAGCTCGCCGGAAGCCCAGCCGTTTATGAGAACTTCTTGAACTCCCGGCCTCAAGAGTGGGAATACGAGGCCATTTCGCTGCTGATCAAACTTGTGCGGGAGACCCGATGCCCGGTCCATATCGTCCATCTCGCGGCGGCTTCGTGCTTAGAGATGCTCGCTGAAGCGCGAGCCGAAGGGTTACCCATCACGGTAGAAACTTGCCCGCACTACCTGGTCTTTTCGTCGGAGCAAATTGCCGCCGGCCAAACGCAATTCAAATGCTGTCCGCCTATCCGAGACGCGGCCAACCGTGAGGCGCTCTGGCAGGGACTCAGGGACGGCATCATCGATATGGTCACCACTGACCACTCGCCCTGTGTGCCTGCGCTCAAACAAAAGGGAGGCGGGGATTTCGGCCAGGCATGGGGCGGAATCGCGAGCCTGGGGCTCGCCCTGCCATTGATGTGGACCGAGGCGCAAAAACGCGGCTTCGAGATGACCGATATCGTGAAATGGATGGCGAGCGACACGGCTAGGCTTGCGTCCTTGGACAACTTGAAGGGCGCCTTGCAGCCCGGCTTGCTTGCCGATGTCGTGGTCTTCGATGGCGATCAAGAGTGGACAATCGGATCAGAATCGCTATACATGCGGCACCCTTTCACACCTTTTGAAGGTATGAAAGTGAAAGGACGAGTACTCGCCACCTATCTGAGCGGCGAAAAAGTTTATTCTCTACAAGACGGTTTTCCGGGCGCTCCGAATGGGAAAGTGCGTTTGATCGCGCCTGCGAAATGA